Proteins from a genomic interval of Micropterus dolomieu isolate WLL.071019.BEF.003 ecotype Adirondacks linkage group LG16, ASM2129224v1, whole genome shotgun sequence:
- the lrguk gene encoding leucine-rich repeat and guanylate kinase domain-containing protein isoform X2, protein MKETMSQPFSSASPSCCPPGSHNDASFAKAPSCEELEGNRDMEKDGVLTAEVVSSSVSNTGRFGTVLQHLSLPNHNLSDISVLCNYVHLQKLELPQNKIRDLSCVSHMPYLVILDASHNEISNFFGFQPPKNLKEVNFSHNRMTNMKDLSAYSSLSKLDLGYNSFSEISGLEQCCRLTHLSLAHNKISRISGLDSLPLTNLCLRGNQLERIEGLENLKSLQVLDLSLNRITSLSGLQNLHLLGSINLEKNLVSEIQECKHIHDLFLLRDFNLLGNPVQEQPDYRLAVVFLLQHLTVLDQDKVTAEEKVSSVNKYDPPLDVVAARDHMTHLVYQLMQPQVVYDSTLPSADSPYPMLVLTGPQGCGKRELVHRLCQEFSEYFAYGTCHTTRGPYFGEENGIDYHFVSEEDFQNMIHMGKFIQTMQYGGHRYGLTRDAIEDVAREGLACCVHMELEGVFSLKNSYFEPRYILLIPTQVEKYIGHLKSRDLYTPAQIDMAVSRVELYVNTKRQRLGFFDNVIPCDDWEEAYQTLRQVVKEYLLLEEQEEGQNNNRASPDSTSTGNEPEENPPSPLSRSGSGTLTSNSATALDTSDPSYRNYFTKIQAELSPPKGPAELASIRRREQLVREAIVGKSPGVYSQLFKSFAHTAPSSLHNHDPGTQFSEDSSSSNESRASSALSVPSSAGAFSGLAEPLDISVLGHALETLKDQTPEAPCPSTDQLTVDVSPSSERRPGSNAKAILPPIPTGRKTPAPPSPAPSSGPCPNPAGEGGDADREG, encoded by the exons ATGAAGGAAACAATGAGTCAACCGTTTTCTTCAGCGTCTCCTAGCTGCTGCCCCCCAGGGTCCCACAATGACGCTTCCTTTGCTAAGGCTCCCAGCTGCGAAGAGCTAGAAGGAAACAGAGATATGGAG aAGGATGGCGTTTTAACTGCTGAGGTGGTCTCCAGCTCTGTGTCCAACACTGGGCGCTTTGGCACTGTGCTGCAACACCTGTCTCTGCCT AATCACAATCTCAGTGACATCTCTGTTTTATGCAACTATGTCCATCTTCAAAAGCTGGAACtgccacaaaacaaaattaGAG ATTTATCCTGTGTGAGCCACATGCCCTACCTCGTCATCCTGGACGCTTCTCATAATGAAATCTCCAACTTCTTTGGATTCCAGCCACCCAAGAATCTAAAG GAAGTCAATTTCTCCCACAACCGTATGACAAATATGAAGGATTTGTCAGCTTATTCATCTCTTAGTAAACTGGATCTGGGCT ACAACAGTTTCAGTGAGATCAGTGGTCTTGAGCAGTGTTGCAGGCTAACCCATCTCAGCTTGGCACACAACAAGATCTCGAGGATCAGCGGCCTGGACAGTCTGCCTCTCACAAACCTCTGCCTT aGGGGGAACCAGCTGGAGAGGATAGAAGGATTGGAGAATCTAAAGAGTCTGCAGGTTCTTGACTTGTCTCTGAACCGCATCACCAGTCTTTCTGGCCTCCAGAATCTCCACCTACTGGGCTCCATCAATCTGGAGAAAAACCTG GTTAGTGAAATTCAGGAGTGCAAACACATTCATGATCTTTTCCTGTTGAGGGACTTCAACCTGCTGGGAAACCCTGTACAG GAGCAACCTGATTACAGACTGGCAGTCGTCTTCCTCCTTCAACATCTGACTGTGCTGGACCAAGACAAAGTCACTGCTGAAGAAAAG GTGTCATCCGTAAACAAGTATGACCCTCCTTTGGATGTGGTGGCTGCCAGGGATCACATGACCCACCTGGTTTATCAGCTGATGCAGCCCCAAGTGGTCTATGACAG TACTTTGCCCAGCGCAGACTCTCCATATCCTATGCTGGTTCTGACCGGTCCTCAAGGCTGTGGGAAGCGAGAACTGGTTCACAGACTGTGTCAGGAGTTCAGCGAATACTTTGCCTATGG AACCTGTCACACCACAAGGGGGCCCTACTTTGGAGAGGAGAATGGAATTGATTACCATTTTGTCAGTGAGGAAGATTTTCAGAACATGATTCACATG GGTAAGTTTATCCAGACCATGCAGTATGGGGGTCACAGGTACGGTCTGACCAGAGATGCCATAGAGGATGTAGCTAGAGAAGGTCTAGCCTGCTGTGTACATATGGAGCTAGAG GGTGTGTTCAGTCTGAAGAACAGCTACTTTGAACCTCGATACATCCTGCTCATCCCCACCCAGGTGGAGAAGTACATAGGCCACCTGAAAAGCCGTGATCTCTATACCCCAGCACAGATTGACATGGCGGTGTCACGTGTGGAGCTCTACGTCAATACCAAAAGGCAACGACTGGGATTCTTTGATAACGTTATCCCCTGTG ATGACTGGGAAGAAGCCTATCAGACACTGAGGCAGGTAGTGAAGGAGTACCTTTTGCTAGAGGAGCAGGAAGAaggacaaaacaacaacagggcaTCCCCAGACAGCACCTCCAcag GTAACGAGCCAGAGGAGAATCCACCCTCACCCCTGTCAAGGTCAGGATCAGGCACACTCACATCAAACTCTGCCACAGCTCTTGACACCTCAGATCCATCTTACAGAAACTATTTTACCAAGATCCAGGCAGAGCTAAGCCCTCCGAAGGGCCCCGCT GAGCTAGCTTCCATAAGGAGGCGTGAGCAGCTGGTAAGAGAGGCTATAGTGGGGAAGAGTCCAGGGGTCTACAGCCAGCTCTTCAAAAG CTTTGCTCATACAGCACCATCATCCCTGCATAATCATGATCCTGGTACCCAATTTAGTGAGGACAGCAg CAGCTCGAATGAGTCCCGTGCTAGTTCAGCACTGTCTGTGCCCAGTTCAGCCGGGGCCTTCTCTGGCTTAGCGGAGCCTCTAGATATATCTGTCCTGGGACACGCCTTGGAAACACTCAAAg ACCAAACTCCAGAAGCCCCCTGTCCAAGCACAGATCAGCTGACTGTGGACGTCTCTCCCTCTTCTGAGAGACGTCCTGGATCCAACGCCAAGGCCATCCTGCCACCAATCCCCACTGGACGCAAGACCCCTGCGCCACCCAGCCCAGCTCCTTCATCCGGACCCTGCCCAAACCcagcaggagaaggaggagatgcAGACAGGGAGGGATAG
- the lrguk gene encoding leucine-rich repeat and guanylate kinase domain-containing protein isoform X4, producing the protein MKETMSQPFSSASPSCCPPGSHNDASFAKAPSCEELEGNRDMEKDGVLTAEVVSSSVSNTGRFGTVLQHLSLPNHNLSDISVLCNYVHLQKLELPQNKIRDLSCVSHMPYLVILDASHNEISNFFGFQPPKNLKRGNQLERIEGLENLKSLQVLDLSLNRITSLSGLQNLHLLGSINLEKNLVSEIQECKHIHDLFLLRDFNLLGNPVQEQPDYRLAVVFLLQHLTVLDQDKVTAEEKVSSVNKYDPPLDVVAARDHMTHLVYQLMQPQVVYDSSTLPSADSPYPMLVLTGPQGCGKRELVHRLCQEFSEYFAYGTCHTTRGPYFGEENGIDYHFVSEEDFQNMIHMGKFIQTMQYGGHRYGLTRDAIEDVAREGLACCVHMELEGVFSLKNSYFEPRYILLIPTQVEKYIGHLKSRDLYTPAQIDMAVSRVELYVNTKRQRLGFFDNVIPCDDWEEAYQTLRQVVKEYLLLEEQEEGQNNNRASPDSTSTGNEPEENPPSPLSRSGSGTLTSNSATALDTSDPSYRNYFTKIQAELSPPKGPAELASIRRREQLVREAIVGKSPGVYSQLFKSFAHTAPSSLHNHDPGTQFSEDSSSSNESRASSALSVPSSAGAFSGLAEPLDISVLGHALETLKDQTPEAPCPSTDQLTVDVSPSSERRPGSNAKAILPPIPTGRKTPAPPSPAPSSGPCPNPAGEGGDADREG; encoded by the exons ATGAAGGAAACAATGAGTCAACCGTTTTCTTCAGCGTCTCCTAGCTGCTGCCCCCCAGGGTCCCACAATGACGCTTCCTTTGCTAAGGCTCCCAGCTGCGAAGAGCTAGAAGGAAACAGAGATATGGAG aAGGATGGCGTTTTAACTGCTGAGGTGGTCTCCAGCTCTGTGTCCAACACTGGGCGCTTTGGCACTGTGCTGCAACACCTGTCTCTGCCT AATCACAATCTCAGTGACATCTCTGTTTTATGCAACTATGTCCATCTTCAAAAGCTGGAACtgccacaaaacaaaattaGAG ATTTATCCTGTGTGAGCCACATGCCCTACCTCGTCATCCTGGACGCTTCTCATAATGAAATCTCCAACTTCTTTGGATTCCAGCCACCCAAGAATCTAAAG aGGGGGAACCAGCTGGAGAGGATAGAAGGATTGGAGAATCTAAAGAGTCTGCAGGTTCTTGACTTGTCTCTGAACCGCATCACCAGTCTTTCTGGCCTCCAGAATCTCCACCTACTGGGCTCCATCAATCTGGAGAAAAACCTG GTTAGTGAAATTCAGGAGTGCAAACACATTCATGATCTTTTCCTGTTGAGGGACTTCAACCTGCTGGGAAACCCTGTACAG GAGCAACCTGATTACAGACTGGCAGTCGTCTTCCTCCTTCAACATCTGACTGTGCTGGACCAAGACAAAGTCACTGCTGAAGAAAAG GTGTCATCCGTAAACAAGTATGACCCTCCTTTGGATGTGGTGGCTGCCAGGGATCACATGACCCACCTGGTTTATCAGCTGATGCAGCCCCAAGTGGTCTATGACAG TAGTACTTTGCCCAGCGCAGACTCTCCATATCCTATGCTGGTTCTGACCGGTCCTCAAGGCTGTGGGAAGCGAGAACTGGTTCACAGACTGTGTCAGGAGTTCAGCGAATACTTTGCCTATGG AACCTGTCACACCACAAGGGGGCCCTACTTTGGAGAGGAGAATGGAATTGATTACCATTTTGTCAGTGAGGAAGATTTTCAGAACATGATTCACATG GGTAAGTTTATCCAGACCATGCAGTATGGGGGTCACAGGTACGGTCTGACCAGAGATGCCATAGAGGATGTAGCTAGAGAAGGTCTAGCCTGCTGTGTACATATGGAGCTAGAG GGTGTGTTCAGTCTGAAGAACAGCTACTTTGAACCTCGATACATCCTGCTCATCCCCACCCAGGTGGAGAAGTACATAGGCCACCTGAAAAGCCGTGATCTCTATACCCCAGCACAGATTGACATGGCGGTGTCACGTGTGGAGCTCTACGTCAATACCAAAAGGCAACGACTGGGATTCTTTGATAACGTTATCCCCTGTG ATGACTGGGAAGAAGCCTATCAGACACTGAGGCAGGTAGTGAAGGAGTACCTTTTGCTAGAGGAGCAGGAAGAaggacaaaacaacaacagggcaTCCCCAGACAGCACCTCCAcag GTAACGAGCCAGAGGAGAATCCACCCTCACCCCTGTCAAGGTCAGGATCAGGCACACTCACATCAAACTCTGCCACAGCTCTTGACACCTCAGATCCATCTTACAGAAACTATTTTACCAAGATCCAGGCAGAGCTAAGCCCTCCGAAGGGCCCCGCT GAGCTAGCTTCCATAAGGAGGCGTGAGCAGCTGGTAAGAGAGGCTATAGTGGGGAAGAGTCCAGGGGTCTACAGCCAGCTCTTCAAAAG CTTTGCTCATACAGCACCATCATCCCTGCATAATCATGATCCTGGTACCCAATTTAGTGAGGACAGCAg CAGCTCGAATGAGTCCCGTGCTAGTTCAGCACTGTCTGTGCCCAGTTCAGCCGGGGCCTTCTCTGGCTTAGCGGAGCCTCTAGATATATCTGTCCTGGGACACGCCTTGGAAACACTCAAAg ACCAAACTCCAGAAGCCCCCTGTCCAAGCACAGATCAGCTGACTGTGGACGTCTCTCCCTCTTCTGAGAGACGTCCTGGATCCAACGCCAAGGCCATCCTGCCACCAATCCCCACTGGACGCAAGACCCCTGCGCCACCCAGCCCAGCTCCTTCATCCGGACCCTGCCCAAACCcagcaggagaaggaggagatgcAGACAGGGAGGGATAG
- the lrguk gene encoding leucine-rich repeat and guanylate kinase domain-containing protein isoform X3: protein MKETMSQPFSSASPSCCPPGSHNDASFAKAPSCEELEGNRDMEKDGVLTAEVVSSSVSNTGRFGTVLQHLSLPNHNLSDISVLCNYVHLQKLELPQNKIRDLSCVSHMPYLVILDASHNEISNFFGFQPPKNLKEVNFSHNRMTNMKDLSAYSSLSKLDLGYNSFSEISGLEQCCRLTHLSLAHNKISRISGLDSLPLTNLCLRGNQLERIEGLENLKSLQVLDLSLNRITSLSGLQNLHLLGSINLEKNLVSEIQECKHIHDLFLLRDFNLLGNPVQEQPDYRLAVVFLLQHLTVLDQDKVTAEEKVSSVNKYDPPLDVVAARDHMTHLVYQLMQPQVVYDSSTLPSADSPYPMLVLTGPQGCGKRELVHRLCQEFSEYFAYGTCHTTRGPYFGEENGIDYHFVSEEDFQNMIHMGKFIQTMQYGGHRYGLTRDAIEDVAREGLACCVHMELEGVFSLKNSYFEPRYILLIPTQVEKYIGHLKSRDLYTPAQIDMAVSRVELYVNTKRQRLGFFDNVIPCDDWEEAYQTLRQVVKEYLLLEEQEEGQNNNRASPDSTSTGNEPEENPPSPLSRSGSGTLTSNSATALDTSDPSYRNYFTKIQAELSPPKGPAELASIRRREQLVREAIVGKSPGVYSQLFKSFAHTAPSSLHNHDPGTQFSEDSSSNESRASSALSVPSSAGAFSGLAEPLDISVLGHALETLKDQTPEAPCPSTDQLTVDVSPSSERRPGSNAKAILPPIPTGRKTPAPPSPAPSSGPCPNPAGEGGDADREG, encoded by the exons ATGAAGGAAACAATGAGTCAACCGTTTTCTTCAGCGTCTCCTAGCTGCTGCCCCCCAGGGTCCCACAATGACGCTTCCTTTGCTAAGGCTCCCAGCTGCGAAGAGCTAGAAGGAAACAGAGATATGGAG aAGGATGGCGTTTTAACTGCTGAGGTGGTCTCCAGCTCTGTGTCCAACACTGGGCGCTTTGGCACTGTGCTGCAACACCTGTCTCTGCCT AATCACAATCTCAGTGACATCTCTGTTTTATGCAACTATGTCCATCTTCAAAAGCTGGAACtgccacaaaacaaaattaGAG ATTTATCCTGTGTGAGCCACATGCCCTACCTCGTCATCCTGGACGCTTCTCATAATGAAATCTCCAACTTCTTTGGATTCCAGCCACCCAAGAATCTAAAG GAAGTCAATTTCTCCCACAACCGTATGACAAATATGAAGGATTTGTCAGCTTATTCATCTCTTAGTAAACTGGATCTGGGCT ACAACAGTTTCAGTGAGATCAGTGGTCTTGAGCAGTGTTGCAGGCTAACCCATCTCAGCTTGGCACACAACAAGATCTCGAGGATCAGCGGCCTGGACAGTCTGCCTCTCACAAACCTCTGCCTT aGGGGGAACCAGCTGGAGAGGATAGAAGGATTGGAGAATCTAAAGAGTCTGCAGGTTCTTGACTTGTCTCTGAACCGCATCACCAGTCTTTCTGGCCTCCAGAATCTCCACCTACTGGGCTCCATCAATCTGGAGAAAAACCTG GTTAGTGAAATTCAGGAGTGCAAACACATTCATGATCTTTTCCTGTTGAGGGACTTCAACCTGCTGGGAAACCCTGTACAG GAGCAACCTGATTACAGACTGGCAGTCGTCTTCCTCCTTCAACATCTGACTGTGCTGGACCAAGACAAAGTCACTGCTGAAGAAAAG GTGTCATCCGTAAACAAGTATGACCCTCCTTTGGATGTGGTGGCTGCCAGGGATCACATGACCCACCTGGTTTATCAGCTGATGCAGCCCCAAGTGGTCTATGACAG TAGTACTTTGCCCAGCGCAGACTCTCCATATCCTATGCTGGTTCTGACCGGTCCTCAAGGCTGTGGGAAGCGAGAACTGGTTCACAGACTGTGTCAGGAGTTCAGCGAATACTTTGCCTATGG AACCTGTCACACCACAAGGGGGCCCTACTTTGGAGAGGAGAATGGAATTGATTACCATTTTGTCAGTGAGGAAGATTTTCAGAACATGATTCACATG GGTAAGTTTATCCAGACCATGCAGTATGGGGGTCACAGGTACGGTCTGACCAGAGATGCCATAGAGGATGTAGCTAGAGAAGGTCTAGCCTGCTGTGTACATATGGAGCTAGAG GGTGTGTTCAGTCTGAAGAACAGCTACTTTGAACCTCGATACATCCTGCTCATCCCCACCCAGGTGGAGAAGTACATAGGCCACCTGAAAAGCCGTGATCTCTATACCCCAGCACAGATTGACATGGCGGTGTCACGTGTGGAGCTCTACGTCAATACCAAAAGGCAACGACTGGGATTCTTTGATAACGTTATCCCCTGTG ATGACTGGGAAGAAGCCTATCAGACACTGAGGCAGGTAGTGAAGGAGTACCTTTTGCTAGAGGAGCAGGAAGAaggacaaaacaacaacagggcaTCCCCAGACAGCACCTCCAcag GTAACGAGCCAGAGGAGAATCCACCCTCACCCCTGTCAAGGTCAGGATCAGGCACACTCACATCAAACTCTGCCACAGCTCTTGACACCTCAGATCCATCTTACAGAAACTATTTTACCAAGATCCAGGCAGAGCTAAGCCCTCCGAAGGGCCCCGCT GAGCTAGCTTCCATAAGGAGGCGTGAGCAGCTGGTAAGAGAGGCTATAGTGGGGAAGAGTCCAGGGGTCTACAGCCAGCTCTTCAAAAG CTTTGCTCATACAGCACCATCATCCCTGCATAATCATGATCCTGGTACCCAATTTAGTGAGGACAGCAg CTCGAATGAGTCCCGTGCTAGTTCAGCACTGTCTGTGCCCAGTTCAGCCGGGGCCTTCTCTGGCTTAGCGGAGCCTCTAGATATATCTGTCCTGGGACACGCCTTGGAAACACTCAAAg ACCAAACTCCAGAAGCCCCCTGTCCAAGCACAGATCAGCTGACTGTGGACGTCTCTCCCTCTTCTGAGAGACGTCCTGGATCCAACGCCAAGGCCATCCTGCCACCAATCCCCACTGGACGCAAGACCCCTGCGCCACCCAGCCCAGCTCCTTCATCCGGACCCTGCCCAAACCcagcaggagaaggaggagatgcAGACAGGGAGGGATAG
- the lrguk gene encoding leucine-rich repeat and guanylate kinase domain-containing protein isoform X1 codes for MKETMSQPFSSASPSCCPPGSHNDASFAKAPSCEELEGNRDMEKDGVLTAEVVSSSVSNTGRFGTVLQHLSLPNHNLSDISVLCNYVHLQKLELPQNKIRDLSCVSHMPYLVILDASHNEISNFFGFQPPKNLKEVNFSHNRMTNMKDLSAYSSLSKLDLGYNSFSEISGLEQCCRLTHLSLAHNKISRISGLDSLPLTNLCLRGNQLERIEGLENLKSLQVLDLSLNRITSLSGLQNLHLLGSINLEKNLVSEIQECKHIHDLFLLRDFNLLGNPVQEQPDYRLAVVFLLQHLTVLDQDKVTAEEKVSSVNKYDPPLDVVAARDHMTHLVYQLMQPQVVYDSSTLPSADSPYPMLVLTGPQGCGKRELVHRLCQEFSEYFAYGTCHTTRGPYFGEENGIDYHFVSEEDFQNMIHMGKFIQTMQYGGHRYGLTRDAIEDVAREGLACCVHMELEGVFSLKNSYFEPRYILLIPTQVEKYIGHLKSRDLYTPAQIDMAVSRVELYVNTKRQRLGFFDNVIPCDDWEEAYQTLRQVVKEYLLLEEQEEGQNNNRASPDSTSTGNEPEENPPSPLSRSGSGTLTSNSATALDTSDPSYRNYFTKIQAELSPPKGPAELASIRRREQLVREAIVGKSPGVYSQLFKSFAHTAPSSLHNHDPGTQFSEDSSSSNESRASSALSVPSSAGAFSGLAEPLDISVLGHALETLKDQTPEAPCPSTDQLTVDVSPSSERRPGSNAKAILPPIPTGRKTPAPPSPAPSSGPCPNPAGEGGDADREG; via the exons ATGAAGGAAACAATGAGTCAACCGTTTTCTTCAGCGTCTCCTAGCTGCTGCCCCCCAGGGTCCCACAATGACGCTTCCTTTGCTAAGGCTCCCAGCTGCGAAGAGCTAGAAGGAAACAGAGATATGGAG aAGGATGGCGTTTTAACTGCTGAGGTGGTCTCCAGCTCTGTGTCCAACACTGGGCGCTTTGGCACTGTGCTGCAACACCTGTCTCTGCCT AATCACAATCTCAGTGACATCTCTGTTTTATGCAACTATGTCCATCTTCAAAAGCTGGAACtgccacaaaacaaaattaGAG ATTTATCCTGTGTGAGCCACATGCCCTACCTCGTCATCCTGGACGCTTCTCATAATGAAATCTCCAACTTCTTTGGATTCCAGCCACCCAAGAATCTAAAG GAAGTCAATTTCTCCCACAACCGTATGACAAATATGAAGGATTTGTCAGCTTATTCATCTCTTAGTAAACTGGATCTGGGCT ACAACAGTTTCAGTGAGATCAGTGGTCTTGAGCAGTGTTGCAGGCTAACCCATCTCAGCTTGGCACACAACAAGATCTCGAGGATCAGCGGCCTGGACAGTCTGCCTCTCACAAACCTCTGCCTT aGGGGGAACCAGCTGGAGAGGATAGAAGGATTGGAGAATCTAAAGAGTCTGCAGGTTCTTGACTTGTCTCTGAACCGCATCACCAGTCTTTCTGGCCTCCAGAATCTCCACCTACTGGGCTCCATCAATCTGGAGAAAAACCTG GTTAGTGAAATTCAGGAGTGCAAACACATTCATGATCTTTTCCTGTTGAGGGACTTCAACCTGCTGGGAAACCCTGTACAG GAGCAACCTGATTACAGACTGGCAGTCGTCTTCCTCCTTCAACATCTGACTGTGCTGGACCAAGACAAAGTCACTGCTGAAGAAAAG GTGTCATCCGTAAACAAGTATGACCCTCCTTTGGATGTGGTGGCTGCCAGGGATCACATGACCCACCTGGTTTATCAGCTGATGCAGCCCCAAGTGGTCTATGACAG TAGTACTTTGCCCAGCGCAGACTCTCCATATCCTATGCTGGTTCTGACCGGTCCTCAAGGCTGTGGGAAGCGAGAACTGGTTCACAGACTGTGTCAGGAGTTCAGCGAATACTTTGCCTATGG AACCTGTCACACCACAAGGGGGCCCTACTTTGGAGAGGAGAATGGAATTGATTACCATTTTGTCAGTGAGGAAGATTTTCAGAACATGATTCACATG GGTAAGTTTATCCAGACCATGCAGTATGGGGGTCACAGGTACGGTCTGACCAGAGATGCCATAGAGGATGTAGCTAGAGAAGGTCTAGCCTGCTGTGTACATATGGAGCTAGAG GGTGTGTTCAGTCTGAAGAACAGCTACTTTGAACCTCGATACATCCTGCTCATCCCCACCCAGGTGGAGAAGTACATAGGCCACCTGAAAAGCCGTGATCTCTATACCCCAGCACAGATTGACATGGCGGTGTCACGTGTGGAGCTCTACGTCAATACCAAAAGGCAACGACTGGGATTCTTTGATAACGTTATCCCCTGTG ATGACTGGGAAGAAGCCTATCAGACACTGAGGCAGGTAGTGAAGGAGTACCTTTTGCTAGAGGAGCAGGAAGAaggacaaaacaacaacagggcaTCCCCAGACAGCACCTCCAcag GTAACGAGCCAGAGGAGAATCCACCCTCACCCCTGTCAAGGTCAGGATCAGGCACACTCACATCAAACTCTGCCACAGCTCTTGACACCTCAGATCCATCTTACAGAAACTATTTTACCAAGATCCAGGCAGAGCTAAGCCCTCCGAAGGGCCCCGCT GAGCTAGCTTCCATAAGGAGGCGTGAGCAGCTGGTAAGAGAGGCTATAGTGGGGAAGAGTCCAGGGGTCTACAGCCAGCTCTTCAAAAG CTTTGCTCATACAGCACCATCATCCCTGCATAATCATGATCCTGGTACCCAATTTAGTGAGGACAGCAg CAGCTCGAATGAGTCCCGTGCTAGTTCAGCACTGTCTGTGCCCAGTTCAGCCGGGGCCTTCTCTGGCTTAGCGGAGCCTCTAGATATATCTGTCCTGGGACACGCCTTGGAAACACTCAAAg ACCAAACTCCAGAAGCCCCCTGTCCAAGCACAGATCAGCTGACTGTGGACGTCTCTCCCTCTTCTGAGAGACGTCCTGGATCCAACGCCAAGGCCATCCTGCCACCAATCCCCACTGGACGCAAGACCCCTGCGCCACCCAGCCCAGCTCCTTCATCCGGACCCTGCCCAAACCcagcaggagaaggaggagatgcAGACAGGGAGGGATAG